In one window of Holophagales bacterium DNA:
- a CDS encoding DUF937 domain-containing protein: protein MQITDILAQMGGLQSMARELGISEAQAAKGAEALAPAILGGFKKQAQAQPSGLEGLGGLLGQLGGGGLLDDVLSPQPTNVNLGNDVLGQIFGTKDVSRAVAQNASATSGLDPSILKKMLPMLAMLVTGYMARRGGGAVAAPSSGGGLGDLLGGLMGGGARSSSAPGAGASGGLGSLLDLDGDGNALDDILGMAGKLMR, encoded by the coding sequence ATGCAGATCACCGACATTCTCGCCCAGATGGGCGGCCTCCAGTCGATGGCGCGGGAGCTCGGCATCAGCGAGGCCCAGGCCGCGAAAGGAGCCGAGGCCCTCGCCCCGGCGATCCTCGGCGGATTCAAGAAGCAGGCGCAGGCTCAGCCCTCGGGCCTCGAGGGACTCGGCGGGCTCCTCGGCCAGCTCGGCGGCGGGGGCCTGCTCGACGACGTCCTCTCGCCTCAGCCCACGAACGTGAACCTCGGAAACGACGTCCTCGGGCAGATCTTCGGCACGAAGGACGTCAGCCGCGCGGTGGCGCAAAACGCTTCCGCGACGTCGGGCCTCGACCCGTCGATCCTCAAGAAGATGCTCCCGATGCTCGCGATGCTCGTCACCGGCTACATGGCGAGGCGGGGCGGCGGGGCAGTCGCCGCGCCTTCCTCGGGCGGCGGCCTCGGCGACCTTCTCGGCGGCCTCATGGGTGGCGGCGCCCGCAGCTCGTCCGCTCCGGGCGCCGGCGCGTCGGGCGGCCTCGGCTCGCTCCTCGACCTCGACGGAGACGGGAACGCTCTCGACGACATCCTCGGCATGGCCGGGAAGCTCATGCGCTGA